The sequence below is a genomic window from Tachyglossus aculeatus isolate mTacAcu1 chromosome X1, mTacAcu1.pri, whole genome shotgun sequence.
tggggaggttacaacgtgatcaggttgtcccatggggggctcacagtctcaatccccattttacagctgaggtaactgaggcacagagaatcaatcaatcaatcgtatttactgagcgcttactgtgtgcagagcactgtactaagcgcttgggagaagccaagtgactcacccgaggccacacagcagagaagtggcggagctgggattaggaccgatgactctctcattccctggcccgtgctcagcagcgtggctcagtggaaagagcccgggctttggagtcagaggccatgggttcaaatcccagctccaccacttgtcagctgtgtgactttgggcaagtcacttcacttctctgggcctcagttacctcatctggaaaatggggattaaatggggattttccactgtgtgacccagggcaaatcacttaacttctctgggccttatctgtaaaatggggattaagactgtgagccccatgtaggacagggattgtgtccaacttgagtagcttgtatccaccccagtgcttaatacagtgcccggcacaacctgatcaccttgtaaccttcccagcgcttagaacagtgctttgcacatagtaagcacttcataaatgccatcattattattattattatccactacaccCTATCAACCTTGGTTGACAATTAACGTTTGCGTTTTAGGGCCCTGAGACCTCCACCTCCAGAAAtgtcagaggaaggagaagataaCCTTGTCCACGCAACTGGCGCCCAAGTCAGAGAAAGCGGCCAGTGGTGTCTTCATCCAAGGATCCTCTTGGAACCGCAGGAGAAAGAGCCCGTCGACCCGAAGAAGCTTGTGATCCAAAAGCTAAAGAGCACTTGCGAGTGTTCCGTGGCCAAAGTCAAAGACCACGTCTTGAGTTTCCTCCCCGTCCTGCGATGGCTCCCCAAATACAGGTTAAAAAAATACATCCTAGGAGACGTCATGTCCGGATTGATCGTGGGCATCTTGCTGGTCCCTCAGTCTATCGCGTATTCCCTCCTGGCTGGTCAGGAGCCCATCTACGGGCTGTACACCTCTTTCTTCGCCAGCATCATTTATTTCCTGCTGGGAACCTCCCGCCACATTTCGGTGGGGATCTTTGGCGTCTTGTGCCTGATGATCGGGCAGGTGGTGGACCGCGAAGTGCACAGAGCCGGCTATGACGCGGAGCAGGTGATCCGGGCGGGCGGCCCGCCGAACGGCACCGCCGCGCCTTGGGCCGCGAACCGGACGTCGGAACTCGCCTGCGACCGAAGCTGTTATGCCATCACCGTGGGCGCCACCGTGACGTTCGTCGCCGGAGTCTACCAGGTAAGAATCGGCTGGGCAGGGCATCCCTCTCGCCAAAACTGGGATCGCTTCGCGGCCGGCCGGAGTTTGAAATCCTGaagctcgtcgcgggcagggaacgtggctaccgagCGTGGGTAGGGATTACTTTCAGGGATCAATTTAGAACGCTCATCAGTGTGTATCAGAATGCTAATCAGAGTGTATCAGGATTTATGTATCAGTGTATcaggactcctcaccctgggcttcaaggctgtccatcccctcgccccctcctacctcacctcccttctctccttccacagcccaccccacaccctccactcctccgccgctaatctcctcactgtacctcattctcgcctgtcccgccatcgacccccggcccacgtcatcccctgggcctggaatgcccccaatccctctgcccatccgccaagctagctctcttcctcccttcaaggccctgctgagagctcacctcctccaggaggccttcccagactgagccccttctttcctctccccctcatccccctctccatccccccgtcttacctccttcccttccccacagcacctgtatatatgtatatatgtttgtacatatttataactatttatttatttatttatcttgtacatatctattctatgtattttattttgttagtatgtttggttttgttctctgtctcccccttttagactgtgagcccaatgttgggtagggactgtctctatatgttgccaatttgtacttcccaagcgcttagtacagtgctctgcacatagtaagcgctcaataaatatgattgattgattgattgattatgttgtaCTTCTTCTAGCCCCACTTGTGCAACACagattttattttcattcttcctcctgctcttgttATTTATAGATCcctttttgtctgtctgtctgtttgtctctattattactctatttatttatttattttacttgtacatatctattctatttattttatttggttaatatgtttggttttgttctctgtctcccccttctagactgtgagcccactgttgggtagggaccgtctctacatgttgccaacttttacttcccaagcgcttagtacagtgctctgcacacagtaagcgctcaataaatgtgattgattgattgattgctctgcacgcagcaagcgctcagtaaagagaagcagcgtggctcggtggaaagagcccgggcttgggagtcagaggtcgtgggttctaatcccggctctgccacttgtcagccgtgggacttggggcaagtcacttcacttctctgggcctcagtgccctcatctgtaaaatggggatgaagactgtgagccccacgtgggacaacctgattaccttgtatctaccccagctcttagaacagtgcttggctcatctgtaaaatggggatgaagactgtgagccccacgtgggacaacctgattaccttgtatcaaccccagcgcttagaacagtgcttgacgcatagtaagcgcttaacaaataccaacattattatcattattataaatacgactgaatgaatgtcatttcGTGCTATTCCagtcaatcctctagactgtaagctctttggggacagagaatgtgtccgcttatagttacattgcactctcccaagcgcgcttagtacacagtaagtgctcaataaatacaattgagtgaatgaatgaatgagtcagtggtatctattgaacgcttTACATgcagaagcacttagtatgatggtctctacacagtgaatgctcaataaataccatcgattgattccaaGGTTTCAGAAGAGgttgattaatcagtggtattgtctgagcaacttcctgtgtgcagagcattgtgctcaacgcttcctctagacagtaagccccttgcatcatcatcatcatcatcaatcgtatttattgagtgcttactgtgtgcagagcactgtactaagcgcttgcaccgcgacttagtggaaagagtatgggcttgggagttggaagtcatggtttctaatctcggctctgccacttgtgaactgtgtgactttgggcaagtcacctaacttctctgtgcctcagttccctcatccgttaaatggggattaagactgtgagccccacctgggacaacctgattactttgtatccacctcagtgcttagaacagtgcttggcacatagtaagcgcttaacaaatgccatcattgttatcggtgtttagaacagtgctcggcacatagtaagtgcttacatgtcatcattatgggcagggaatgtgtctaccaactgttatatggtattctcccaagtgcttagtatagcactctgcgcacagtgtgcttaataaatacagttgatggattgggaaaatacagtagcattgggggacatgattcctgtccacaaggagcttagagtttgcggggcactgactgtgtccagcctgattacccccagcgcttaggacggtgtctagcacatagtaaaggcttaaggaataataataataatgatggcacttattaagcgcttactatgtgcaaagcactgttctaagcactggggaggttacaaggtgatcaggttgtcccacggggggctcacagtcttcatcccccttttacagatgagggagctgaggcccagagaagtgaagtgacttgcccaaagtcacacagctgacaattggaggagccgggatttgaacccgtgacctctgactccaaagcccgggctctttccactgagccacgctgcttctctctctctctctctctctctctctctctctctctctctctctctctctctctctctctctctctctctctctctctctctctctctctctctctctctctcctctctctctcctctctctctctctctctctctctctctctctttctagggTAGGGTTTTATTTCTCTTAATTTTATGAAAAGGTTTCTCGTGGCCAAAAGGACATTGGCTCTCCCACACGCATGATCGCAGAGTTTTTGACCTCCTACTAAACTTTCCTTGATTCTGATGAGGGCTCCAAAGATGAGACCTTCTGAGCGCGGGGGCTGTGCGTCCTGACCCACCTGAACCGATGTTCACTGCAAGAGGGGAAACCTGCTAGAGTGCTGACTTCTGCTAAAGTTCCAGGAATCCCACAGACTCCACACTCTTTCCTTTGTTCTATCTTGGCCCCTGTTACTCTTAGAAATATTTTGgccaaagggaaggaaagagagagagagagagaatacttTGACTGTCTTTCCATTTCTGAACCACAAATAACaacgaaggcatttgttaagcatttactacgtgcaaagcactattctaagcgctggggaggatacagcgtgatcaggttgtcccccgtgggggctcacagtcttaatccccattttacagatgaggtccctgaggcacagagaagttaagtgacttgcccaaagtcacacagctgtcgttCCTCCTGCATGACTTTTGTTCTTTACCTGATTTCTGCAAATACAAGAAATCCCTGGATTGCTTTCTCCTCCAAATCAGATTTTCAagtccaccacgccatgctgcttccctagactgcgagccccatgagggacagggactatgcccaacctgattaattgtgtatcttccccactgcttagtacagtgcttggcacatagtaggtgcttcacaaatatcacttaTCATCATTCCTttcgattattattgttattaacagtagtaataatgatagtgctaATAATAAACAAAAGGATAACGACCGGTGCCCCAAGCATCTCATCTTTGCAGGCGGCCGAGAAtgaacttgtacacatctattctatttattttattttgttaatatgttttgttctctgtctccccccttctagactgtgagcccactgttgggtagggaccgtctctatatgttgccagcttggacttcccaagcacttagtccagtgctctgcacacagtaagagctcaataagtacgattgattgattgactgattgaacgttCCCCCGGCAGGGAGGGTTGCACACTTAACCTCTTGTTTGATCCTTCCCAGGTCGCCATGGGCTTCTTTCAGGTGGGCTTCGTGTCCGTCTATCTCTCCGACGCTTTGCTGAGTGGTTTTGTCACCGGAGCCTCCTTCACCATCCTTACGTCCCAAGCCAAGTATCTCCTGGGCCTGAACATTCCCCGGAGCAATGGCGTCGGCTCGCTCATCACCACTTGGATACACATCTTCCAAAACATCCACAAGACCAACGTCTGTGACCTCGTCACCAGCGTCCTgtgcctcctggttctggtccccACCAAAGAGCTCAACGAGCACTTCAAGGCCAAGCTCAAGGCGCCGATTCCCGTGGAGCTGGTCGTCATCGTGGCCGCCACGCTGGCCTCGCACTTCGGCAGACTGAAGGAGAAGTACGGCTCGAGCGTGGCCGGGCACATCCCCACCGGGTTCCTGCCCCCGAAGGCGCCGGACTGGAACCTGATCCCCAACGTGGCCGTGGACGCGATAGCCATAGCCGTCATCGGCTTCGCCATCACCGTGTCGCTGTCCGAGATGTTCGCCAAGAAGCACGGTTACACCGTCAAGGCGAATCAGGAGATGTACGCCATCGGTTTCTGCAACATCATCCCCGCCTTCTTCCACTGCTTCACCACGAGCGCCGCTCTGGCCAAAACGCTGGTCAAAGAGTCCACGGGCTGCCAGACCCAAGTCTCCGGGGTGGTGACCGCGTTGGTCCTCCTCTTGGTCCTCCTTGTGATCGCCCCCTTATTCTATTCCCTGCAGAAGTGCGTCCTGGGGGTGATAACCATCGTCAATCTCCGGGGGGCCCTGCGGAAGTTCTCGGATCTCCCCAGGATGTGGAAGCTGAGCAGGATCGATACGGCGATCTGGTTCGTCACCATGTTGGCGTCCGCTCTGGTCAGCACCGAGATCGGCCTCCTGGTCGGGGTGTGCTTCTCCATGTTCTGCGTCATCCTCCGCACTCAGAAGCCGGAGGCCCCCTCGCTCGGCTGGGTGGAAGAGTCGGAGACGTACGAGTCCACCGCCGCCTACAAGAACCTCCTGACCCCACCGGGCATCAAGATCTTCCGTTTTGTCGCCCCGCTCTACTACATAAACAAAGAGAGCTTCAAAACGGCGCTGTTCAAGACCACCGGGATCGACCCGGCCTCGGTGATCGCAGAGAGGAAGGCGGCGGCGAAGAGGAGGCTCAGAGAGGACGCGGTGACTTTCAGCTGCAGCCAAGAGAAAGTCTCCGCTCATCTCGTTCACGAGCCGCTGGCTCACCACACCGTGGTCGTCGACTGCGGCGCCGTGCAGTTTTTAGACACGGCGG
It includes:
- the SLC26A2 gene encoding sulfate transporter — encoded protein: MSEEGEDNLVHATGAQVRESGQWCLHPRILLEPQEKEPVDPKKLVIQKLKSTCECSVAKVKDHVLSFLPVLRWLPKYRLKKYILGDVMSGLIVGILLVPQSIAYSLLAGQEPIYGLYTSFFASIIYFLLGTSRHISVGIFGVLCLMIGQVVDREVHRAGYDAEQVIRAGGPPNGTAAPWAANRTSELACDRSCYAITVGATVTFVAGVYQVAMGFFQVGFVSVYLSDALLSGFVTGASFTILTSQAKYLLGLNIPRSNGVGSLITTWIHIFQNIHKTNVCDLVTSVLCLLVLVPTKELNEHFKAKLKAPIPVELVVIVAATLASHFGRLKEKYGSSVAGHIPTGFLPPKAPDWNLIPNVAVDAIAIAVIGFAITVSLSEMFAKKHGYTVKANQEMYAIGFCNIIPAFFHCFTTSAALAKTLVKESTGCQTQVSGVVTALVLLLVLLVIAPLFYSLQKCVLGVITIVNLRGALRKFSDLPRMWKLSRIDTAIWFVTMLASALVSTEIGLLVGVCFSMFCVILRTQKPEAPSLGWVEESETYESTAAYKNLLTPPGIKIFRFVAPLYYINKESFKTALFKTTGIDPASVIAERKAAAKRRLREDAVTFSCSQEKVSAHLVHEPLAHHTVVVDCGAVQFLDTAGIATLKAVRKDYEEIGIQLLLAQCNPSVRKSLSSGDYCKPGEEDLLFHSVHDAVCFALESHPPKGQCASNGMYAPGD